The Methanosphaera sp. BMS genome contains a region encoding:
- a CDS encoding ATP-dependent Clp protease ATP-binding subunit, which yields MGKLSKCVYLAWEIGSAEARSLKQEYLSEDELLIGICSLEKEASLTEEDHVNVNDDFANLIKEENDEISAYFQKFNLELSSIRRGIRELKGVGNNETISPFISRSVSCKLIFNEATLIADKMNSNEIRCVHLIKAMLNNPSKTIERFFNERDIDLDKLRNELKIEMKSRFELPQNSLLRNYGVNLTQLADEGKLMPVIGRDTEILQMIRTLNKHSKNNPLIIGEAGVGKTALVKGLANKISNGQVNDLLKDKQIIEIDITSLVAGTTYRGEFEENMMNLIRECRKNPEVILFIDEIHTVFGAGSARGSLDASNILKPVLANGDIVVIGATTLSEYRKFFEKDLAFERRFQPIMLEEPSPDDTLSILKGLKDDYEEYHDLTISDKAIEAAVNLSTRYINDRNLPDKALDVIDEACSRKVIPEVNIADPLTIKSEVNEEDIKTVVSQWTGIPISNEASQFEKARKIEGFLKSKVIGQDSAIEKVSKRIKNSYAGINNPEKTLGVFLFLGPTGVGKTYLSKTLSKFLFGSEKFLIRLDMSEYKEEYSISKLIGSPPGYHGNDEGGFLTNAIKTKPYSIVLLDEIEKAHPQILEVFLQAFDEGRLTDGKGNTVNAKNCIFIMTSNMTVENSGGDYGIAYGRTGDDMDSYDILDNLANMIRPELVNRIDDVVMFNRLTKTDYNYLVKLYVNDLAKRLLSERGIRLDVKKSVYDYIADKGYNENFGARYLNRSVERLLEYPISDMIVNGEVIDGEMIIVSTGYDKLSFEITSGVKK from the coding sequence ATGGGAAAATTATCTAAATGTGTATATTTAGCTTGGGAAATAGGTTCTGCCGAGGCAAGAAGTCTTAAACAAGAGTATCTATCGGAAGACGAATTGTTAATTGGTATTTGCAGTCTTGAAAAGGAAGCGTCTTTAACTGAAGAAGATCATGTTAATGTTAATGATGATTTCGCTAATCTGATTAAAGAGGAAAATGATGAAATTTCGGCTTATTTCCAAAAATTCAACTTAGAACTTTCTTCAATAAGACGAGGTATACGAGAGCTGAAAGGTGTGGGAAATAATGAAACCATTTCTCCATTTATTTCAAGATCCGTTTCATGCAAGTTAATTTTCAATGAAGCAACATTGATTGCAGATAAAATGAACAGCAATGAAATCAGATGTGTTCATTTAATTAAAGCCATGTTAAATAATCCTTCCAAGACTATTGAAAGGTTTTTTAATGAACGGGATATTGATTTAGATAAATTAAGAAATGAATTAAAAATTGAAATGAAATCCAGATTTGAATTACCTCAAAATAGCCTGTTAAGAAATTATGGGGTGAATTTAACCCAATTAGCTGATGAGGGCAAATTGATGCCTGTTATCGGTCGTGATACTGAAATATTACAAATGATTAGAACTTTAAATAAGCATAGTAAGAATAATCCTTTGATTATCGGTGAAGCTGGTGTAGGTAAAACTGCATTGGTCAAGGGTTTGGCAAATAAAATCAGCAATGGCCAAGTGAATGATTTGCTTAAAGACAAGCAGATTATTGAAATAGACATAACATCATTAGTTGCTGGAACTACCTATCGGGGAGAGTTTGAAGAAAACATGATGAATCTTATCAGGGAATGTAGAAAGAATCCTGAAGTGATATTGTTTATTGATGAAATACATACAGTATTCGGTGCAGGTTCGGCTAGGGGCAGTTTGGATGCTTCAAATATTTTAAAACCGGTTCTTGCAAACGGGGATATAGTGGTGATTGGGGCAACAACATTAAGTGAGTATAGAAAATTTTTTGAAAAGGATCTTGCCTTTGAAAGGAGATTTCAGCCAATCATGTTGGAAGAACCTAGTCCGGATGATACTTTATCCATTCTTAAAGGTTTGAAGGATGATTATGAGGAGTATCATGACTTAACAATATCGGATAAGGCTATTGAAGCTGCCGTTAATCTGTCCACCAGATATATCAATGATAGAAATCTTCCCGATAAAGCTTTGGATGTGATAGATGAGGCATGTTCAAGAAAGGTTATTCCCGAAGTGAATATCGCCGACCCGTTAACTATCAAATCCGAAGTTAATGAAGAAGACATTAAAACAGTTGTATCACAATGGACTGGCATTCCAATTTCCAATGAAGCATCCCAATTTGAAAAGGCCCGGAAGATTGAAGGTTTTTTAAAATCAAAAGTCATTGGCCAGGATTCTGCTATCGAAAAAGTTTCTAAAAGAATTAAAAATTCTTATGCAGGCATTAACAATCCGGAAAAGACGTTGGGGGTTTTTTTATTCCTGGGTCCTACCGGTGTTGGTAAAACATACCTGTCAAAAACTTTATCCAAATTCCTGTTTGGAAGTGAGAAATTTTTAATTAGACTGGACATGTCTGAGTATAAGGAGGAATATTCCATTTCAAAGTTAATTGGTTCTCCTCCAGGTTATCATGGCAATGATGAAGGGGGCTTTTTAACGAATGCCATTAAAACTAAGCCTTATTCAATAGTGTTATTGGATGAGATTGAAAAAGCACATCCTCAGATATTGGAAGTCTTTTTACAGGCATTCGATGAAGGCCGTTTAACTGACGGAAAGGGCAATACTGTTAATGCTAAAAACTGTATATTCATAATGACTTCAAACATGACTGTTGAAAATAGTGGAGGGGATTATGGTATTGCATACGGTAGGACAGGGGATGATATGGACAGTTACGACATTTTGGATAATTTAGCCAATATGATTAGACCGGAATTGGTCAATAGAATCGATGATGTTGTAATGTTTAATCGTTTGACAAAGACTGATTATAATTATTTGGTAAAGTTATATGTTAATGATTTGGCCAAACGTCTCTTATCCGAAAGAGGAATAAGACTTGATGTTAAAAAATCCGTGTATGACTATATTGCCGATAAGGGATATAATGAGAATTTTGGTGCCAGATATCTTAACAGGAGTGTTGAAAGACTTTTGGAGTATCCGATTTCAGATATGATAGTTAATGGTGAAGTTATTGACGGAGAGATGATTATCGTTTCAACCGGATATGACAAGTTAAGCTTTGAAATCACGTCGGGTGTTAAAAAATGA
- a CDS encoding toll/interleukin-1 receptor domain-containing protein: MLNEKNKPLNAYEGDEPYLFVSYAPEDEHVAFQEIKRFQDMGYNVWYNEDNKIENKLKYSTALKNCSVYVVLLTHNSGYNNKIIEEVNYVFNLEKNIIPIYLDETKIDIIMESTLSDSSRIDKYELKDITQYMFKCRETFMSYGLQSGVDASNNKSHSAINREPLPAFRGEGSYMFISYAHIDSNLVFPEIKRFQDMGYNVWYDEGICAGNEWLRDVLEHLVDSDLFVVFITNNSVLSKNVQKELKFAVSKEKNIVPIYLEDFDEIDMDIQLDYELSQLQGILKTDLDDESYISKFTEAFHSFGFDPDYGNIFEKIELKTPEEILIDDSLKNEVLYSDINSNSIKRYIDEFFDNLVLSENNPNECSYKDILKLTINNFLDNKYMYTAWDVYYTFFSIYQIISSGKSSYEGLIDKNVTLDILEKIKNFTEDIRLQKNLFIHSVNVFVLGLAIYSGNRNYKKAFNSYVIGSGYEEYYKIDDEISSEEFLYRWGMTSLLHDIYYPFEKNGRRENRNIYGVFDNFLGENRIIRDIHDLNEIIKKEPFKFTDNYEKKYPKTKYFNLFKPTEIIAHKIAHNFKFDNEKCNLLRNHINDFIAHIKDTEFAEHGFLSALLVLNMFDYQIQEYAIYDYNLHEYSINPDLFFYPIADSAVAIFLHNYYKYFLQKEPFNQKQLNPSQNPLAYLLILCDNVLEFYRHKDLNTEDNINELFISQLNDERLTITCKASSYSYGFGFSNELYLDNLLDIPYIFDEGVCSKTDLTNVNEEDILTSTSDLSNNTVSMSLIEELAKAVHKQYQILSNKLTDESQIKNYKFEEFNELSPQDKVINMVQSKSIPGKLSSIGYEITDIIDEREDIVEFSEDEIIYIAKVTHKEWYKDKKENGWEYSKIKDDKKRLNPNLLPWDKLNEEVQQQNTDFVSSIPNIVMDIGLKIVPSKLRLLTSEIYKLSSEDEFNTLTNKEEQYEKINESTDDKFDTLSLDMKRLNFKKTDLIIETLSMLNYYLVDSSYNTEEITFLENDEAIYLAQEYHKKYRMLNYSLGWKHGDNYDEELKTNPYLVKWDKDYLSADYAKIQVKIFKQLPDFCKKLNLKIIRNTYEI, encoded by the coding sequence ATGCTAAATGAAAAAAATAAACCATTGAATGCGTATGAGGGGGATGAACCATACCTTTTCGTAAGTTATGCTCCTGAAGATGAACATGTAGCATTCCAAGAAATCAAACGATTCCAAGATATGGGATACAATGTATGGTATAATGAGGATAATAAAATTGAAAACAAGTTAAAATACAGTACAGCTCTTAAAAATTGTTCTGTTTATGTGGTTCTTTTAACACATAATTCTGGATACAATAATAAAATAATAGAAGAAGTGAATTATGTTTTTAACCTTGAAAAAAATATTATTCCTATTTATCTTGATGAAACAAAAATTGATATTATAATGGAATCTACTTTATCTGATAGTAGTAGGATAGATAAATATGAATTAAAAGATATTACTCAATATATGTTTAAATGCAGAGAAACTTTTATGAGTTATGGTCTTCAATCAGGTGTGGATGCGTCAAATAATAAATCTCATTCTGCTATTAATCGTGAACCTCTTCCAGCTTTTCGTGGTGAAGGTTCATATATGTTTATCAGTTATGCTCACATAGATTCTAATCTTGTTTTTCCAGAGATTAAGCGTTTTCAGGATATGGGGTATAATGTTTGGTATGATGAGGGGATTTGTGCTGGAAATGAGTGGCTGCGTGATGTTTTAGAACATCTGGTTGATAGTGATTTATTTGTGGTATTTATAACTAACAACTCTGTACTATCAAAGAATGTTCAAAAGGAATTAAAATTTGCTGTGAGCAAGGAAAAAAATATCGTACCTATTTATCTAGAGGATTTTGATGAAATTGATATGGATATTCAGTTGGATTATGAATTATCACAGTTACAAGGAATATTAAAAACAGACCTTGACGATGAAAGTTATATCTCAAAGTTTACTGAAGCTTTTCATAGTTTTGGTTTTGACCCCGATTATGGAAATATTTTTGAAAAGATAGAATTGAAAACTCCTGAAGAAATTTTAATAGATGATTCTTTGAAAAATGAAGTTTTATATTCTGATATTAATTCAAATAGTATAAAACGATATATTGATGAATTTTTTGATAATTTGGTTTTATCTGAGAATAATCCTAACGAATGTTCTTATAAAGATATTTTAAAATTAACAATAAACAATTTTTTAGATAACAAATATATGTATACTGCATGGGATGTTTATTATACTTTTTTCAGTATTTATCAAATAATTTCTTCAGGTAAATCCTCTTATGAAGGGTTAATTGATAAAAATGTGACTTTGGATATACTTGAGAAAATCAAAAATTTTACTGAGGATATTCGTTTGCAGAAAAATTTATTCATACACTCCGTAAATGTATTTGTTCTAGGTTTAGCAATCTATTCTGGAAATAGAAACTATAAAAAAGCATTCAATTCCTATGTAATTGGTAGTGGGTATGAAGAATATTATAAAATTGATGATGAGATTAGTAGTGAAGAGTTTTTATACCGTTGGGGAATGACTTCATTACTTCATGATATTTATTATCCATTTGAAAAGAATGGTAGGCGAGAAAATCGTAATATTTATGGGGTATTTGATAATTTTTTAGGTGAAAACAGAATTATTAGGGATATACATGATTTAAATGAAATTATTAAAAAAGAACCTTTTAAATTTACTGATAATTATGAAAAAAAATATCCTAAAACAAAGTATTTCAATTTATTTAAACCTACAGAAATAATTGCCCATAAAATTGCCCATAATTTTAAATTTGATAATGAAAAGTGTAACCTTTTAAGAAATCATATAAATGATTTTATTGCCCATATAAAGGATACAGAATTTGCAGAACATGGTTTTTTATCAGCACTTCTTGTTTTAAACATGTTTGATTATCAAATTCAAGAATATGCTATCTATGATTATAATCTACATGAATATAGTATTAATCCTGATTTATTCTTTTATCCAATAGCAGATAGTGCTGTAGCTATCTTCTTACATAATTATTATAAATATTTCTTACAAAAAGAACCATTTAATCAAAAGCAACTAAATCCATCACAAAATCCATTAGCTTATTTATTAATTCTTTGTGACAATGTCCTAGAATTTTATAGACATAAAGATTTAAATACGGAAGATAATATCAACGAATTGTTTATTTCACAATTGAATGATGAGAGGTTAACTATTACATGTAAGGCTAGTAGTTATTCATATGGTTTTGGATTTTCCAATGAATTATATTTAGATAATCTCCTTGATATTCCATATATATTTGATGAAGGTGTCTGTAGTAAAACAGATTTAACTAATGTGAATGAAGAGGACATATTAACATCAACAAGTGATTTATCTAATAACACAGTATCAATGAGTCTTATTGAAGAATTAGCTAAAGCTGTTCATAAACAGTATCAAATATTATCCAATAAACTTACTGATGAATCTCAGATAAAGAACTATAAATTTGAAGAATTTAATGAGTTATCTCCGCAGGATAAGGTTATTAATATGGTTCAATCCAAATCAATACCTGGGAAATTAAGTAGCATTGGATATGAAATTACTGATATTATTGATGAAAGGGAGGATATTGTTGAATTTTCTGAGGATGAAATAATTTATATAGCTAAAGTAACGCATAAAGAATGGTATAAAGATAAAAAAGAAAATGGTTGGGAATATTCTAAAATAAAGGATGATAAAAAACGATTAAATCCGAATTTACTTCCTTGGGATAAGTTAAATGAAGAAGTACAACAACAGAATACTGATTTTGTCAGTTCTATTCCTAATATTGTAATGGATATCGGATTAAAGATAGTTCCATCAAAACTCAGATTACTGACATCGGAGATATACAAGTTATCTTCAGAAGATGAATTTAACACATTAACAAACAAAGAAGAACAATACGAAAAGATAAATGAATCTACAGATGATAAATTTGACACATTATCCCTAGATATGAAAAGATTAAACTTCAAAAAAACAGATCTGATAATTGAAACATTATCAATGCTTAATTATTATCTTGTTGATAGTTCTTATAATACTGAAGAGATAACCTTCCTAGAAAATGATGAAGCAATTTATCTGGCACAGGAATATCATAAGAAATATCGTATGTTAAATTATAGTTTAGGATGGAAACATGGGGATAACTATGATGAAGAGTTAAAAACAAATCCTTATCTAGTCAAATGGGATAAAGATTACTTATCTGCAGATTATGCAAAAATACAAGTTAAGATTTTCAAACAATTACCTGATTTCTGTAAAAAATTGAATTTAAAAATCATAAGGAATACTTATGAAATATAA